In Plasmodium coatneyi strain Hackeri chromosome 4, complete sequence, the genomic window ttttccttctcctccatttGCGTGAAATCCTTGCCCTCCAATTTTAtgccttcctcattttcctcttcgcaTTCTTCCCCCTTATTAAAATATCTTGTCAAATTTTCACGCGATATAGATTCCCCAAACGAGgccatttcctccttcaatgGATATTTCTCCATCACTGTTTGGTCCAAATGACCGCTTTTAAGATGAGCCGTGGGATGTAAGGATATATTTATCTTCACATGATCGGAGCTTTCATTGAATAGTTGACCATTTTCTGAAGGGTCTTCATCGTTTTGCCTATTCGCAAAATCTTCTATTTTCCCTTCATCGTTTGAGTTTTCCACATGTTCCATTCCCCCCTTCCATTCATTAGCACAGCTAGCTGCAAacgtgaaggaggaaaaattgtCTTGGtctattttgaaaaattcgtCACTGTTTTCATCAAATTCCTCAAACGGGGGATCTCCCTGTTGAGTATTCTTCTCATTTGTCTGATCATTTTTGATGCCATTTTGGTGATGCTCATTCGGATGGTCCAAGTGTGTGTTAACTTCTCCCTCTAAGGGTGCCACCCCTGTCCAAGTGGGGTTATCATCCCACCAAGTGTCCCCCCCCTGTTTACTAATCTCCGAAGCAAAACACCTTGCGCTCATTTTCTCACTTGCCAAGAAAATGtcgctttctttttccactccGTTGTCATgcctttcatttttcattatacCTTCCCTACATGGTTCATTTTCCTCAAGGGCCCAAAATaagtcttcttccttttccttcttatccCTTTCGTTGCTTCTCCCTTTGGCGACATTCTCAGCAGCTAGACCAGTTACATTTCTACCGGCATCTACAATgttgtccttttcttcttcatggCTTTTCCTCGATGCGGAAGTGAATTTATTGTACAAGTAAAACATTATTTCAAAGGTGAAACTACATGGAGGCTCagaaaaataacacaaaaaattaaaatcttcctttttgcaccTCTTTAATGGGTATCTTTTCACCTCGCATTTTTCTCGTTCTAGTGACTAATGGATCTTATGTAACCTTCATTTTCGCTGCTGCTACAAATGTATGCCTCAAATTCTGCATAATGGGAAACAAAACAACAAGTTACACGAAAAGATTAATTCACACaaaacaagggggaaaaaaaaaccctctgaaggaaaaggcaaaatgaATGATAACAACGTAGTGGAATATGTAAATCAAAACGCTGCaagatttttttccttttcggagatatttcacaattttgctatttttctGCAATCCGAGaggctaaaaaaaaaaaaaaaaaaaaggatcgTATATTCGTtctatttattcctttattattttatcgttttattatttattattttttttttttttgttgttttctcattttttccctctttttcgtttatgaaaacaaatgaagaacGTCAAATTTTATCTACAAAATTTCCAGTGTTCACTATTTGTTTGAAAAAAGCGGGggcgtggaaaaaaaatccgtttacacttttttgaagatttttatttttttcaccccctttgAGGCATGTTATGCCAAGATGAGCAGCCCAAGCTGATTTTATATGAGTAAACCTAATTTCCAATCTTCGcttcaacgtatgtaatacaCGCACACGTATGTGGCAGATGCGTGCCTAACCCCACCCCACACCTGAGTTAAGAATGCAATTTTAGGGCATATCTCAACCGTTGAGCCTATGCAAAGTACTTGCGGACGTGGTGGCAGCTATACCCTCTGTGGGTTTATACGCCGTGTGCATACGCCCCAAACGCGAGCGCTTCTGCGCAATCGCTCATCCATGCGTGTGCATCCTAAACCGGCAAACTTGGCCCATCGCCCATTTCTCCACGTGTGACGCCCCTCCTCCGAAGGATGATCCTCCTCagcaggagaaaaaacattAAGGAGTTCCTGAACTActgcaaaagaaaatgccTCAACTCACTACTAACCAACAAAAATGATGACCCAATTAAAGACGTCCTTCCGTGGAGAAGGAACGGCTTCCTTTCGGATAGTGGAAAAGACTCAAACCGCTTAGTGGATCTATTAAAAGAGTATCCCATAAAATTAACGGGgaattacataaaaaataaaatatcatCGGACATTCACAAAATAGCATTTGACACATCCGGAATTGGCAACACAATATACTcagaaaatatgtataacGAAATTTTACTATGTATGAATGTGCTCAAGTACGAAGACGAGCAGGTAGAGAAAGAGTTAGCATCCTTACAagattattttaaaaacataaaaagtgGAATAGATCCATATATACtttgtgaaaataaaataaaaaacatcgatgaacatatttataaCATCATCAAAACGGACTACAACAATCTGGACGAatttataacatatatataccactatcaggggaaaaaatttcgcGTCATTTTAAGCATTCTGTTGAAGAGCATACTATATCACGTGGACAATGTGTcctcaaaaaataattttaaatttcgAAACATCCAACGGAATTATTCCAAATCTGTGAAAAGTACCAATTCGGCAAATAACAttattgcgaaaaaaaaactagccATTATAAATTATGCAAGTAATAATatatctgaaaaaaaaattgtggaaaATCAGTGCAGAATTATTGCCGCGTCAGAAATTATTCACATGGGATCTCTCCTACATGATGATGTAATTGATGACTCAAATAACAGAAGGGGAGCTCTTgcattacataaaaaatatggaaataaaatatccATCCTCTCTGGGGATTTCCTACTGGCGCGTGCTAGTTCTGTCTTTGCAAGCATTGGGTGCCCTCAAATATGCAAACGATTTGCATACGTGGTGGAAAGCTTAATAAAAGGAGAATTACTACAAACCAATCTCAAATTCAATAACATTGAAGATGCGTTAAAAACTTATTTTATTAAGACATATCATAAGACcgcttctcttttttcccatttgtttgCCTGCATGGCAAtactttcttttaaaaatgaaaagatcATTGATCTCTGCTTTAATTTGGGACTCCACATAGGTATGGCATTTCAGTTATATGATGATTATTTAGATTACAAGCCTGATAAGAAGACCAACAAACCAATTCTGAACGATTTAAACAACAGCATAAAAACAGCACCCTTTCTATTTAGCTATAACTACAACCCTGATACTGTACTCTccttaataaataaaaagactCTCTCAGATACCGACATTAGCAACATcttattttatattcatAGCACAAATAGTCtcaaaaaaaacgaactcTGTTCTTTGCTACACATCAAGAGAGCAGCAGACATTTTGATCTCCATAATTTCCTACTGCAGGACGGCCAAAAATGCCGAAAAGGCCAGTTCGCAAAGGAATGACATCAACCAAAGTAGGGAAGCCCTAATTAACTTAGTGCTAAACATATTATCGCGCAGTGCCAAGTGAGGGGGAAGCCTCCCCCACCTGTCTCGAAGCGCACAGTACGGTCATGGCGTATGCGACCAAAAGAGCCGTCAAAGGAACTGCCCCAGTTTGCTACCAAAAAAAGCCAAATCAAATGCAACACTCGGAACAAATAGATTCACGTTGGTTCCATAGTTGGCACTCGATGGACCATTTTTGTTGGGGAAAGTCCAATTAAGacactttttcttcatagCAGATATACGCCTAAGTTACGCGTGTCCCCATTCGAGGGCCTTCCgctgttcaaattttttttatatcacttttttttcaccatcttcgtcttcttcgctttgttcattttttggtgCCCTTCTCCTTACCGatgggtaattttttttgttttctttctctcAATTTAATTCGAACGGGCGCAATCCATCCCGTGTGGGGTTTGCACCGTCTGTGGTTCACCCGTGTGGAGTTAACCCGCTTGGGGCAGACCCATCTAAATTTAACTACCTTTGCTTCCAG contains:
- a CDS encoding Polyprenyl synthetase — translated: MILLSRRKNIKEFLNYCKRKCLNSLLTNKNDDPIKDVLPWRRNGFLSDSGKDSNRLVDLLKEYPIKLTGNYIKNKISSDIHKIAFDTSGIGNTIYSENMYNEILLCMNVLKYEDEQVEKELASLQDYFKNIKSGIDPYILCENKIKNIDEHIYNIIKTDYNNLDEFITYIYHYQGKKFRVILSILLKSILYHVDNVSSKNNFKFRNIQRNYSKSVKSTNSANNIIAKKKLAIINYASNNISEKKIVENQCRIIAASEIIHMGSLLHDDVIDDSNNRRGALALHKKYGNKISILSGDFLLARASSVFASIGCPQICKRFAYVVESLIKGELLQTNLKFNNIEDALKTYFIKTYHKTASLFSHLFACMAILSFKNEKIIDLCFNLGLHIGMAFQLYDDYLDYKPDKKTNKPILNDLNNSIKTAPFLFSYNYNPDTVLSLINKKTLSDTDISNILFYIHSTNSLKKNELCSLLHIKRAADILISIISYCRTAKNAEKASSQRNDINQSREALINLVLNILSRSAK